From the Pseudomonas sp. VD-NE ins genome, the window TTCTCAGCCCCCGCCAGGGCTTGCGTCGACATGACGATGCGCTGACCGAAAGTCGTGAATCCCGAGTGACCAGTGATGACCCACTGATCAGCCGCGCGATCACTTATTACCAAACCGCCAGTTATGGCTTCAAGCAACAGCTGCTTGCCTGGAAAACACCCAAGGAGGGTGCTCCGCAAGTCAGCGAACGTTAATCGAAGCGCCCCGGGCTGATGCCCCGGGGCGTTTTCTTTTATTCAGGAACCAACATGTCATCAAATGTTGTACGCCCCACTCCTCGCCCGATGAATCTTTGGCTGTATCTGGGAATCCCCGTCGTTGCAGCGATCTCTCTGATCCTGCTGGAAATGACCGATCTGGACATGGTGCTGGCGCGGTTGTTCTATGACCCGGTTGCGGGCGACTTCATTGGCCGCCACAGTTTTTTCCTGGAAGACATCCTTCACGATCGCGCCAAACAGGTGGTGATCGCGTTCTCGGTGTTTGCGGTATTGGGTTTTCTCGGCTCGTTTTTCCTCGCCAGACTCAAACCGTTCAAGCGAGAACTGGGTTGCCTGGTGCTTTCGCTGGGCCTGGCAACATCGTTCGTCACTCCGGTCAAAGCCGTGACCGCCGTGCAGTGCCCGTGGAGCCTGGAGCAATTTGGCGGCCATGAAACCTACAGCAAACTGATGGAACATCGCCCACAGACCGACAAACCAGGCCGTTGCTGGCCGGGTGGTCATGCGGCGACGGGGTTCACTCTGTTTGCACTGTTCTTTGTCCTGCGTGATCGCCGCCCGCGTCTGGCGCGTCAGGCGTTTATCTTCGCCTTTGCCTTGGGCTCGGTGTTTTCGATCAGCCGGATGATGCAGGGCGCGCACTTCTTCTCGCACAACGTATGGACGGCGATTTTCTGCTGGCTGATTTGCTTGGGGTCTTATTACTGGGTGCTATATCGCCCGGCGGTAAAAACC encodes:
- a CDS encoding phosphatase PAP2 family protein; this encodes MSSNVVRPTPRPMNLWLYLGIPVVAAISLILLEMTDLDMVLARLFYDPVAGDFIGRHSFFLEDILHDRAKQVVIAFSVFAVLGFLGSFFLARLKPFKRELGCLVLSLGLATSFVTPVKAVTAVQCPWSLEQFGGHETYSKLMEHRPQTDKPGRCWPGGHAATGFTLFALFFVLRDRRPRLARQAFIFAFALGSVFSISRMMQGAHFFSHNVWTAIFCWLICLGSYYWVLYRPAVKTEAVVKAQPVSA